In the Candidatus Methylomirabilota bacterium genome, TGGCGAGATACGGGGACGGCGGCACGAACAAATCGCCACTGCTCGTGGCTGTCCCGCCGGGCGTCTGGACCTTGAGATGGCCGGATCCGACCGGATACACGGGCACGGTCGCCCCGAGGCTCGTAGCCGTCGCGGTGTTGACCTGCGCCAGCTTGAGCGTGTTGAAGTAGAGCTTGTCATTCGCAGGGACGGTCTCGAAGTTTGTACCGGTCACGCTAATGGCTGTCCCCGGCACCGCGATGGTCGGGGTGAAGCTCGTAATGGTCGGGGCCCCGCTATTCGCCGCCACCACGAAGTTGGTCACGCTCGTGGCCGAGCCGGAGGGCGTCGTCACGCTGATCGGCCCCGTCGTCGCTCCCGTGGGCACCTTGGTCACGATAGACGTCGCCGTGGACGACGTGACGGTCGCCGCGATGCCGTTGAACGTGACGGTGTTCTGGCTTGGCGTAGTGCTGAAGCCGGTGCCGGAGAGCGTAACCGTTGTATTGACCGGGCCGCCGTTCGGCGTGAACTCGATGAGCACGACGGCATTGGCGGCGTAGCGCTGGATGGCCGTGATGTTACCTACCGAATCGTATTGATACACGGCGGTGCCCTGACTCGGGTCTATGACCCCTACAAGCCGCCCCAGTTCGTCGTAGACGTACGTGATAGTCTGCGCGCCGGCGAGCGGAGGAGCGGCGAAGAGATAGAGGATCAAACAGGCGACTATCCACGCCCGGCGGGTCCGCTTTGGGGTGGCGCCGCGAGAGGGTTCGCACGATTGAGGGGACCGCGGCCGGGACCAGAACATGGAACCCTCCACGGCTCGGACAGGCGCTGCACTTACGGTATGCGCAGTGGCGGGACCTTGGCTCCGCTGCCGAGAGGTCGTCGGCCTCCCCTTCGTCGCGCGTGCGACAAGCTGCGCCCCTCTATACACGAGGAAGGGGCCAGGCGTCTATACGTCAGATGACGTATACGGTCGGTCGAGGCCGGATTGGACGACTTGACTACGGTGGCTGTCTGACTCACTGTTCCGGCACCGAAGGTCTCGACCGCTCTCGCAGCCGAGGAGAGAATGCACCAATTGGGCAGTCGCGACGCACGAGCCCTACTGGACTGCCTCCGGACGACGTATGCGACCCTCGATCTCGAGGCTTTTCCCCGCCAGGTCATCGCCGGGCTCCGCCGGGTCGTGGCTGCCCCATTCGCCTCGTACAACGAAATCGATCACCGGGCGGCGCGGATCAGGTATGTCGTGGAGCCGAGCGAAGCCCAGGTGCCCCACCTCGAGCTGGTCGTTCGTGAGTATCTCCACGAGCAGCCGGTGCTTGCCCACTACCGGCGGACGGGCGACGGCTCTCCCCACAAGCTGTCCGATTTCCTGACCCGGCAGCAATTTCATCGCCTGGGCATCTACAATGAGAACTATCGCCGCACGGGGGTCGAGTACCAGATGAGCTTCATGGTGGAAAGCCTTCAGCGGCCGTCACCCTGCACGATTGCCATCGCGCTGGACCGGAGCGGCGGCGACTCCGATTTCACCGAGCGGGATCGGTTCATCTTGAGTCTGCTCCGCCCGCACGTCATGACGGCCTACGCCAATGCCGAGACCGTGTCCGCGCTTCGCGGTCGAGCGCCGGCGACCGACGGGGCACCGGAGACGCGCAGCCGGGAGATCATCGTCTTGCGCCGACACGGCCGGCATCTCATCTCTCCCCGCGCCGCGGACTGGCTTGCCGAGTACTTCGACGACAGCGCAGCGCGAAGGGGCCGTCTGTCCGATGATCTGCAGCGTTGGATCCGCGGGCAGTCGCTGCGCCTGGGAGGGAGCAATACGCTCCCGTTACCCGCCAGGCCCCTGGTGGTGGAGCGCGAGGACACGCGGCTGCTGGTCCGCCTGATTCCCGACTCGCCAGACGATCTTCTCTTGCTCGAAGAACAACGGACGACGGTCGACTACGCAGCGCTCCAGCAACTCGGACTGACGCCGCGCCAGGCCGAGGTCCTTCACTGGGTGACGGAGGGCAAGACGAATCCGGAGATCGGCACGATTCTCCGCACCAGATCCCGCACCGTTGGCAAGCATGTGGAAAAGATCTTCGCCAAGCTTGGCGTCACGACGCGCACCGCTGCAGCTGTCAGGGGCCGTGCTTGATCTTCGGCCGCGAATCTCCATACAGTGACCTGGAAGAGGAGGATCAGCCATGAAAGAGCTCGTCTTCGCGTTGCAATTCAAGGGCAAGGCAGGGCCGGTCGAAGGGGCCGAGGGCAAGCTGGCGGCCAAGACCACGGCGGGCGGGCAGGTCCTGCGGACGGGCCTGACCGCCAACGGCATACAGGCGAAGGCAGAATCGAAGTCCGGGCCTCGCGCCACCTTCGAGTCGGAGGTGCAGATCACCGGGGAGGGGACTTTCGTCGAGAGCGGTCGGATCAGCTACGGCAAGGGCGGCAAGCTGACCTTCCGGACCGTCGGCCAGGGCGTCCTGGGACCGAGCCCGGTCGAGGGCCTGCAGCGGGGCGCGGTGATCTGGGAAGTGACGGAGGGCCTGGGGCCGCTTGCCGGCGCCACGGGGCTCATCACCTCCAACTTCACCGTTGGCGCCAAGGGTGAGGTCGTGGACAATCACTACGTCCGCCTCTACCTGCCCGATCAAAAGAAAGGCTAGGAGTCGACATGGGACAGATTCTTGGTTTGGGACTCAGTCACTACCCTCCGCTCCGGGGGGCCGACGATGCCATGGCCGGCATCCTCCGCCGCACGCTGAAGCGTCCCGACGTGCCCGATGCCTGGAAGAAGCCCGAGAACTGGCCCGCGCCCATGCGGCAGGAATGGGGCGGGGACGAGGGCCGCTCGGCCGCGCCGAAGCATCGCGCCGAGCTGGTCAAACACCTGAAGGTGCTGCGTCAGGCGCTCGACGATTTCAAGCCGGACTTCGTCCTCATGTGGGGGGATGACCAGTACGAGAACTTCCACGAGGACATCACGCCGGCCTTCTGCGTCTACGCCTACGAGGACATGGAGGTGTACCCCTACCGGCCGCACCACCGCGAGGCGAGCACCGCGCCAACCGGCGAGGGCGGCGGTCTCTCGGCATCTGAATCGGCGCCGGCGAGCCGCCCGGCCTCGAACGCCTGGGGTGAGGGCCCCGACGCCGTCGTGCGCATTCCCGGGAAGAAGGACGCGGCCAAGTGGCTCGTGCGCGAGCTGCTCACTCACGAGCACATCGACATGGCCTACTCCTACAAGCCGCTCCACTACGAGGGACTCAGCCACGCGTTTCTCAACGGCGTCATGTACCTCGACTACGAGCGTAAGGGCTGGCCCTATCCGCTGGTGGCCATGGCCATCAACTGCTACGGCAGTCGCGTCAACGTCAACCGGGGCGGGGTCTACCCGATCGGCACGATCAGCATTCCCGAGAGCGACCTGGACCCGCCGGGCCCTTCGCCCGATCGCTGCATGGAAGTGGGCGCCGCCGTCGCCCGGGCGCTGGCGCGCAGCCCCTGGAAGGTCGCGCTGGTGGCCTCGTCGAGCTGGTCGCATGCTTTCCTCGTCCCGAAGCACTACTTCGTCTATCCCGACGTCGACAACGATCGCAAGCTCTACGAGGCCCTCGTGGCGGGCGACTTCGACACGTGGCGCAAGGTCACGGAAGCGGAGGTCGTGGACCGTGGGCAGCAGGAAGTGCTGAACTGGTGGGCCCTCATGGGCGCCATGGAGGCGCTGGGGCACAAGAGCCCCGACTACCATGGCTACGTCGAGTCCTACGTGATGAACTCGAACAAGGCCTTCGCGATCTATGGAGCGCGCTGAAAGATCCCCCTCACCCTGCCCTCTCCCCCTGGGGGGGCGAGGGATCAAGAATCCCCCGCCCGGCACGGAGCAGATATGATCGTCAAAAGCCCATGGCCGGATGTCGTCGTGCCCGAGGTCTCGATCACCGACCACGTGCTGCGCCATGCCGAGCGCCTCCGCGACCGGCCGGCCATGATCGACGGGCCGACGGGGCGGACGCTGACCTTCGGCCAGCTCGCCGACAGCATTCGTCGCGTGGCCACCGGCCTCGCGCGGCGGGGCTTTCGCAAGGGCGACGTCTTCGCGATCTACAGCCCGAACCTGCCCGAGTACGCGGTGATCTTCCACGCCGTCGCTTCGCTGGGCGGCATCAACACTACTGTCAATCCGCTCTACACGGCGGGCGAGCTCGCCAAGCAGCTCGAGGATTCGGGCGCCCGCTTCCTGATCACGGCGTCGCCCTTCCTCGACAAGGCCAAGGAGGCGGCCGCGGCCACCGGGATCGAGGAGGTCTTCGTCTTCGGCACCGCGGACGGCGCCCGGCCATTCGCCGAGCTGCTCGAGGCGCCGCCGACCCCGCCCTCTGTGAAGATCAACCCGCGAGAGGACGTGGTGGTGCTCCCGTACTCGAGCGGGACGACGGGACTGCCCAAGGGCGTCATGCTCACTCACCACAACCTGGTGGCCAACCTGTGCCAGGCCGAAGGCGCCAAGGACTTCGATGGCTTCAAGGACGGCGACGTGGTCATTGCCGTGCTGCCGTTCTTTCACATCTACGGGATGGTCGTGATCATGAAGCTCGGGCTGTGCCAGGGCGCCACCATCGTCAGCATGCCGCGCTTCGACTTCCAGGAGTTCCTCACCGCGGTGCAGAAGTATCGCGTGTCCATCCTGCCTCTCGTACCGCCCATCGTGCTGGGCATGGTCAAGCATCCGGCCGTGAGCCAGTTCGATCTGTCGAGCGTGCGGCTGGTCTTCTCGGGCGCCGCCCCCCTCGGCGAGGAGATCGCGAAGGAGCTGTCCGCGAAGCTCGGCTGCCCCGTCGTGCAGGGCTATGGCATGACGGAGGCGAGCCCGGTGACACACCTGAGCCCCACCAAGAACGCGCCGCGCAAGCCCGGGTCCATCGGCTTCGTCGTCCCCAACACGGAAGTCAAGCTGATGGATGTCGTCACGGGCGCCGAGGCGGGGCCGGGCGGGCAGGGCGAGCTGCTGATCCGGGGGCCGCAGATCATGAAGGGCTACCTCAATCAGCCGGGAGAGACGGCCGACTGCATCGACCGCGAGGGCTGGTACCACACGGGCGATGTCGGCTACGTTGATCCGGAAGGGTGGTTCTACATCGTCGACCGCACCAAGGAGCTGATCAAGTACAAGGGCATGCAGGTGGCCCCGGCCGAGCTGGAGGCTTTGCTGTTCACGCACCCGGCCATTCTCGACGCCGCGGTCATCCGCAAGGCCGACGAGGAAGCGGGCGAGGTGCCCAAGGCCTTCGTGGTCCTGAAGCCCGACGCCGCCTCCAAGGCGACCACGGGCGAGACGATCATGGCCTTCGTGGCGGAACGGGTGGCGCCCCACAAGCGCATCCGGCACCTCGAGTTCATCGAGCAGATTCCCAAGTCACCCTCCGGCAAGATCCTGCGCCGCATGCTGGTGCAGATGGAGAAGGAGCGCGCGTCCTGAGCGACCGGGAGTCGGGCCCGACCTCGCGCACCTACTTCTCCCAGCGCCTGCGTCTCCACTACGTCGACTGGGGCAACGCAGAGAGGCCGGCGCTGATCCTGCTCCACGGCGGCCGCGACCACTGCCGGAACTGGGACTGGACGGCAGCCGCCCTCCGCGACGACTGGCACATCATCGCGCCCGATCTGCGCGGACACGGGGACAGCCAGTGGTCGCCGGATGGCAGCTACACCATGGCCGGGTACATCTACGATCTGGCCCAGCTTGTTCACCAGCAGCAGCTGGCGCCCGTCACCATCGTCGCCCATTCCCTCGGCGGCAACATCGCGCTGCGCTACGCTGGCATCTACCCGGAGGCGGTGGCGAGGCTCGTGGCCATCGAAGGGCTCGGGCCTTCGGCCGGCGCGCTGGCCGCGCATCGGTCCAAGAGCATCGCCGAGCGGATGGACGAGTGGATCCGTGAGGAGCGGGGTCTGGCCGGCCGGCTGCCTCGGCGCTATGCGTCCATCGAGGATGCTTTTCGCCGCATGCAGGAGGAGAACCCACATCTCACGGCCGAGCAGGCCCGCCACCTCACCAGTCACGGCGTGAACCAGAACGAGGACGGGACGTACAGCTGGAAGTTCGACAACTACGTGCGCGCGTGGTTCCCGTACGACATGAGCAGCCGGGACATCCAGGCCCTCTGGGCCCGCATCGCCTGTCCGACCCTTCTCCTGTACGGGAAGGAGAGCCGCGCCGGCAATCCCGCCGACGATGGCCGCGATCGGCCCTTTCGCCATGCCACGACCATGGGCGTCGAGGGGGCGGGGCACTGGCTCCACCACGATCGGCTGGACGAGTTTCTGCGGATCGTCCGCGAGTTCGTCGGGCCGCACCCGTAGCTGAGGTCAGGTCTCTCGTCCGCGCGCGGGCGCGTCGCGGAGCGCCCACCATCCCAGAAGAAGGGCCGCCGCCACCAGCCCCGCCGTCCCGTTCACGAGAAGCGCGCGGCTCACGCCCCAGTGCTCGGAGATGCTGCCCACGATGAACGCGCCGATGGGAAAGACACCGCCCCACACGAGGGTATAGAGGCTCATCACCCGCCCGCGAAGCTCGTCGGGCGCGGCCAGCTGCATCGCGGTGTTGCAGCTCGCCACCAGCACGAGGCCGAAGAGACCGGTCAGAAAGAGCACGATGGCCGCGAACCAGAAGACGCGAGCGGTCGAGAGCGCCACGAGCCCGCCGCAGGCGAGGGTGGCCGCGCCGAACATCATGGCCACGGGCGGCTGGCGCGCGCCGAGCACGCCGATGGCGAGGGCGCCCGTGACCGCGCCCACGCCCAGGCAGGCCATGAGGAGCCCGAAGCCTTCCGCGCCCAGGTGCAGCACCGTGCGCACCACGAGGGGGACATAGACGGTGAAGTTGAACACGAAGATGCTGACGATGAAAAGGAGGCCCAGCATCAGGCGGATCTCGGGCGTGCGAAAGGCGTAGCGGAGTCCGATGAGGATCTCGTCCATGACCCCGTGGCCCGTGCGGGCGCGGGGCAGCCCGCGCGTGCCCAGCCTCGAGAGCATGAGGACGGCCACCGCGAAGCCGAGCCCGTTCACCACGAAGGCCGGCGTCACGCCGAATCGCGCGATCATGAGCCCGCCCAGGCCGGGCCCGACGATGCGGGCGGCATTGAAGGACGCAGAGTTCAGGGCCACCGCGCTGGCCACGTCGGCCCGTCCCACCATCTCGGCCACGAAGGACTGCCGCGCCGGCTGCTCGAGCACATTGACGAGCCCGTTGGTGAAGGCCAGCACGGCGACGTGCCAGTACTCGACGCGTCCTGAGCCCACGAGGGCGGCCAACCCCAGGGCCAGGCCGCCGAGGGCGGCCTGGGTGCAGAGGAGCAGCCGCCGCTTGGGGACGCGATCGGCCAGGGCCCCGGAGGCGATGGAGAAGAGAAGGATGGGCGCGAACTGGAGGGAGCCGATGAGCCCGAGCTTGAACGGCGACGGCGTGAGCTGGAGCACCAGCCACGATTGCGCCACCGTCTGCATCCACGTGCCCGTCTGCGCCACGAACTGAGCCCCGAAGAAGCGGCGAAAGTCGGGGTGACGGAGCGCCCGGAGCCCGATGGGGAGCGACATTGCCGCCGCCTAGGATAGCGCGCCCCGTTCGCCGGGGCAGAAGTCAAGCAGGGTCGAAGAAGGGGGACCTGCATCGGCTGGACGTTTCGGTTACTCTTAGGGAAGGACGTCTCGTAAGGATCCTCGACGCTTCGGTCAACCAAGCAGCGCAGAGAGGAGAGCCTTCGCCATGACGCGCAACATCTCTCGGCGGCGCGTGCTGCAGGCATGTCGAAGTGACGGCGGCCCGCCAAGGACAGGACACGCGCGGCCTTTCCCACAGGAGACATGGAGATGAAGAATGTTCAGATGTCCGTGGCCGGCGACATCCTGACGATCACCGTAGATCTCACGAAGGAATTCGGTCCGTCCTCGTCCGGCAAGACCATCATCATCGCCTCGACCGAGGGCAATGCCACGATTCCGGATCGGGAAGAGAAGGTCGGCCTGAACGTTTATAAAAGGAAGTGACGGCGTCCGCGGCGGCCCGACCGAGTGCCGGACCGCCGCTCCGATCACCAGCGATGCCACCCGTGATGGGGACGATCGACAACCACGTAGCACCAGGACGTCATCAGCGAGACGGCGAGAACCAGACACGCGATCTGGACCAGTCTTCGCATCGCGCAGCTCCTTTTGCCGGGTTAGACGGCGCAGGCGCCGATGCATTCCGCGGAACAACGAGGAGCCAAGTGATGAGCAAGAGCGTGAGACCCATCCCCGAAGGCCACCCTACCGTCTCGCCGCACTTGATCGTCGACGATGCCGCGGCCGCCCTCGACTTCTACGGGAAGGCGTTCGGCGCGGTCGAGCTGATGCGTCATACGGATCCGAGCGGAAAGGTTGGACACGCCGAGATCATGATCGGCGATTCCGTGATCATGCTCGCCGACGAGTTCCCCGACTTCGGGGCCCGCAGTCCCAAGCACTATGGCGGCTCACCCGTCGGCATCCACCTCTATGTCGAGGGGGTGGACAAGCTGGCGAACCAGGCGATCGGGGCCGGCGCCAAGGTGGTTCGGCCGGTGCAGGATCAGTTCTACGGCGATCGGAACGGCACGCTCGAGGATCCGTTCGGGCACCACTGGCATATCTCGACGCATATCGAGGACGTGCCGCCCGAGGAGCTGTCCAGACGCGCCGCGGCTCTCAAGGCCCATTAGCGCGAGACACAAACGTGCATTATTCGCGAGACAACGCCACTCTGGTCTATTCAGCCCTCGCCTCAGGGCTGCGCCCTTCAGCTCGAACTGCCGCCCTCTCCCTCGGAGAGGGAGAGGGATTCATTTTGATCCCTCGCCCCCAGAGGGGGAGAGGGCAGGGTGAGGGGGGGCAGGATGCGGTACCCGCGCTCGGGAATAGTTCGGGCTAGCGAAAAACTTGACAAGGGAGTGTAGCGCGGCCTACCGTCCGCCCGATGAGCCCGCGCGCCGTTCCCGGCACGCGCGGAGTGCTGCGGATGGCCTCGCATCACCTTTCCGGATCAGGAGGAGAGCGTCATGGACGTCATGGACATGCTCCTCGGCACCTTCGCCTCCCGGCCTCTGCTCATCGTGCGCGTGGTTCTGGGCGTGATTTTCTTCGCCCACGGCGCCCAGAAGGTATTTGGCTGGTTCGGCGGGCCCGGCCTGCGCGGCGTCATCGCGTACTTCAAGCAGGCGCTCGGCGTGCCCGCCCCCCTCACCGTGCTCGCCGCGCTGACCGAGTTCCTGGGCGGCGTGGCCATGATCGTCGGCTTCCTCGTCCGGCCGGCCGCGGTGGGGCTCATCGTCGTCATGCTCGTGGCCATCGCCACGGTTCACTGGAAGAACGGCTTCTTCATCAACTGGTCCCTCGCGCCGGGGAAGGGGCATGGCTACGAGATGAACCTTGCCCTCATCGGCATGGCCCTGGCCGTCCTGGTCGGCGGCGCCGGGGCCTTCTCCATCGATCGGTGGCTCCGCCCGTGGTAGACGCCCACGTGAGCGTGCGGGCATGAGCAGGCGATCGCGCCGCTCACGCCGGCCGGGCGCGCGCCCGCAATTCGGCCAGCGCGGGCCTGTGCCCCCGCGCATGCCGGCCCCGTCCCCATCGCCCTCGGGCTTCGAGAGCCTGACCGCCATCCAGCCCTTCGAGCGGCTGCGGCTCGAGACCGTCCCCTCGGAGCTGTCCATGCGCGCCATGGACCTGATCACGCCCATCGGGAGGGGCCAGCGCGGGCTCATCGTCGCCCCGCCGCGCACGGGCAAGACCGTGCTCCTCCAGCAGATCGCCAAGGCCGTGCTCGCGAACCACCCGGAAGTGGCCGTCATCGTGCTCCTGGTCGACGAGCGCCCGGAAGAGGTGACCGATTTCCGAGTGACCATCGGCAAGTCCGCGGAGATCGTCGCCTCGAGCAACGACAATCCCTATCGCCGGCACATCGAGGTGACCGAGCAGGTCCTCGAGAAGGCCAAGCGCATGGCTTCGGAGAAGCGGGACGTGCTCGTCCTCTTCGATTCCCTGACACGCATGACCCGCGCCTACAACAACGAGCTGACCTCGCGCGGGCGCACCATGACGGGTGGCATCGACAGTCGAGCCTTTCAGATGCCCCGGGCGTTTTTCGGCGCCGCGCGCAAGCTCGAGGAGGGCGGCTCCCTGACCATCGTGGGCACGGTGCTCGTGGACACGGGCTCGCGGATGGACGACATCATCTTCGAGGAGTTCAAGGGCACCGGGAACATGGAGCTGCATCTCTCCCGGGAGCTGGCCGACCGGCGTATCTTCCCCTCGTTCGAGATCCTCAAGTCCGGCACCCGCCGCGAAGAGCTGCTCTTCCCCGAAGAGGACATGAGGCGGATCCATCTCCTCCGCCGCGCCCTGGCGGGGACCAAGCCGGTGCAGGCCATGGAGGCGCTGATCGAGCGTCTCCGCCTGACCGGGACGAACGCGGAGTTCCTCAAGTCCCTCGTCGGGTAGGTCCCCGCGCCCTCCGGCGCCTCATCTCTTCACAGATTTTTACCCGTGACACACACGGCCTTCATGCGCGCCCCGCATGCTCGGACGTGAGCGGGCGCTGAGGCCCGCGCCAATTGCAGGTCACGGTGGAATGAGATGGGGACTATCCCCAAGGAGGGACGCGATGCGAGTGAGAGAGGCGCTGGGGGGACTGGCTCTGGTACTGGGCCTGACACTGCCCGTGGCGGCGGCGCCGCCCGACATGACGGCGACAGCCCATCCAGAGATGCGACGCTCGATGGATCGCTCCGCGATGCAGGGTCGTCGCCACTTTGGCGGCTGGTCGCGGCACATGAGACACGGTGACTTCCGGCACGGGCGCTCCGTGATCGGCGTCGCCCTGCGCCACCGTCAGGAGCTGAGCCTGACACCGCAGCAGGTGGATACGCTCAAGAAGCTCGGGATCGACTCCCGGCGCGCGGCCATCCGCGCCGCCGCAGACCGGCGGGTCGCGCAGCTCGATCTCATGAGCCTGCGGCAGACCGACCCTGTGGACATGGGCAGGGTGGAGGCGAAGGTGCGGGAGATCGAGCGGCTCCGGGCGGACAGCCGCCTCGCCGCCATCCGTACCGATGAGCAGGCCAAGGCCCAGCTCACGCCGGAGCAGCGGGAGAAGCTCAGGGTGTTCGTGGCCGCGCGGTCGCAGCACAAGGGCCAGGACTCGCGCCGCACGGAGGCTCCGCTCGCGATGGAAAGGCAATCGCAGGCAGCTCAAAAAGGTCCAGATGCGAGGCGGCGCCCCGCCTTTCGAGTTGAGCGGCGGCCCCTGGCCGTCGCGAGACGAGGGCTGAGTTGATCTGCAGGTGAGGCGTACTCTCTGTACGTTGAACCTGCGGCCGAGGGCGCCAACGAAGCAGATGGGCCTTTTTCAGCTGCCTGCGCCGCTTCGAATCCAACTGCACGTAGCCGTCGTCTTGCGCTAGGCTGTGGCCTACAGGTAGGCCGGCGGACACACCGACGGGCGGATCAGGTGGCTGATCCAGAAAGGCGGAGACCAGAAAATGGCCTCATCCGAGAAGGTCGCGATCGTCACAGGGGCGGGAAGCGGTATCGGCAAGCATTCTGCGCTGGCCCTCTTGCAAGAGGGCTATGCCGTCGTCCTCGCCGGGCGGCGCAAGGAGACCCTGGAAGCAGCCGCCACCGAGGGAAAGGCAAAGTCTCCCGGGTCAAAGACGCTCGTGGTGCCGACCGATATCAGTGACCCCGAGTCCATTCGGGCCCTCTTTGCGCAGACGAAGCAGGTCTTCGGCAGACTCGATCTCCTCTTCAACAATGCGGGCATCGGCGCGCCTCCCGTGCCCCTCGAGGAGCTCCCGTTCGAGAAGTGGAAGGCGGTGGTCGATACCAACCTGACCGGGTCGTTCGTGTGCACGCAAGAAGCGATCAAGATCATGAAGAGCCAGCAGCCTCGCGGTGGCCGCATCATCAACAACGGCTCCCTCTCGGCGCATGTGCCGCGGCCGTTCTCGGTCGCCTACACGTCCACGAAACACGCGATCACGGGGCTGACGAAATCGACCTCCCTGGACGGGCGGCAATACGACATCGCCTGCGGGCAGATCGACATCGGCAATGCCGCGACGGAGATGACGGCGCGCATGGCCAAAGGTGTCCCCCAGGCCAACGGCACCGTCGTCGTCGAGCCGACCATGGATGTCCAGAACGTGGCGCGGGCCGTCGTCTACATGGCGAGCCTTCCCCTCGACGCCAACGTGCAGTTCTTGACGGTGATGGCGACGAAAATGCCTTTCGTCGGTCGCGGCTAGCGCAGGCGGCTGAAAAAGGCCCATCTGCTTCGTTGGCGAGGGCGGCGGCACCCGCTCAACGTACAGAGAGTACGCCTCGGGGTGCCGCCGCCCTCGCCGCCTCGCATCTGGACCTTTTTGAGCCGCCTGCGGGCTATTCCGCAGGCGGCTTGTTCTGCCGACTCGACGATCCCGGGGGCACATTTCTT is a window encoding:
- a CDS encoding IPT/TIG domain-containing protein; translated protein: MILYLFAAPPLAGAQTITYVYDELGRLVGVIDPSQGTAVYQYDSVGNITAIQRYAANAVVLIEFTPNGGPVNTTVTLSGTGFSTTPSQNTVTFNGIAATVTSSTATSIVTKVPTGATTGPISVTTPSGSATSVTNFVVAANSGAPTITSFTPTIAVPGTAISVTGTNFETVPANDKLYFNTLKLAQVNTATATSLGATVPVYPVGSGHLKVQTPGGTATSSGDLFVPPSPYLATDVQATARMTAATNKTITISTQNKIGLVVFDGTSGQGLQLELSAMTIGVANVSIYRPDGTVLVAPTTITAPGGFLKVFSLPATGTYTVLVAP
- a CDS encoding helix-turn-helix transcriptional regulator encodes the protein MGSRDARALLDCLRTTYATLDLEAFPRQVIAGLRRVVAAPFASYNEIDHRAARIRYVVEPSEAQVPHLELVVREYLHEQPVLAHYRRTGDGSPHKLSDFLTRQQFHRLGIYNENYRRTGVEYQMSFMVESLQRPSPCTIAIALDRSGGDSDFTERDRFILSLLRPHVMTAYANAETVSALRGRAPATDGAPETRSREIIVLRRHGRHLISPRAADWLAEYFDDSAARRGRLSDDLQRWIRGQSLRLGGSNTLPLPARPLVVEREDTRLLVRLIPDSPDDLLLLEEQRTTVDYAALQQLGLTPRQAEVLHWVTEGKTNPEIGTILRTRSRTVGKHVEKIFAKLGVTTRTAAAVRGRA
- a CDS encoding extradiol ring-cleavage dioxygenase, whose product is MGQILGLGLSHYPPLRGADDAMAGILRRTLKRPDVPDAWKKPENWPAPMRQEWGGDEGRSAAPKHRAELVKHLKVLRQALDDFKPDFVLMWGDDQYENFHEDITPAFCVYAYEDMEVYPYRPHHREASTAPTGEGGGLSASESAPASRPASNAWGEGPDAVVRIPGKKDAAKWLVRELLTHEHIDMAYSYKPLHYEGLSHAFLNGVMYLDYERKGWPYPLVAMAINCYGSRVNVNRGGVYPIGTISIPESDLDPPGPSPDRCMEVGAAVARALARSPWKVALVASSSWSHAFLVPKHYFVYPDVDNDRKLYEALVAGDFDTWRKVTEAEVVDRGQQEVLNWWALMGAMEALGHKSPDYHGYVESYVMNSNKAFAIYGAR
- a CDS encoding 4-coumarate--CoA ligase family protein → MIVKSPWPDVVVPEVSITDHVLRHAERLRDRPAMIDGPTGRTLTFGQLADSIRRVATGLARRGFRKGDVFAIYSPNLPEYAVIFHAVASLGGINTTVNPLYTAGELAKQLEDSGARFLITASPFLDKAKEAAAATGIEEVFVFGTADGARPFAELLEAPPTPPSVKINPREDVVVLPYSSGTTGLPKGVMLTHHNLVANLCQAEGAKDFDGFKDGDVVIAVLPFFHIYGMVVIMKLGLCQGATIVSMPRFDFQEFLTAVQKYRVSILPLVPPIVLGMVKHPAVSQFDLSSVRLVFSGAAPLGEEIAKELSAKLGCPVVQGYGMTEASPVTHLSPTKNAPRKPGSIGFVVPNTEVKLMDVVTGAEAGPGGQGELLIRGPQIMKGYLNQPGETADCIDREGWYHTGDVGYVDPEGWFYIVDRTKELIKYKGMQVAPAELEALLFTHPAILDAAVIRKADEEAGEVPKAFVVLKPDAASKATTGETIMAFVAERVAPHKRIRHLEFIEQIPKSPSGKILRRMLVQMEKERAS
- a CDS encoding alpha/beta hydrolase is translated as MLLHGGRDHCRNWDWTAAALRDDWHIIAPDLRGHGDSQWSPDGSYTMAGYIYDLAQLVHQQQLAPVTIVAHSLGGNIALRYAGIYPEAVARLVAIEGLGPSAGALAAHRSKSIAERMDEWIREERGLAGRLPRRYASIEDAFRRMQEENPHLTAEQARHLTSHGVNQNEDGTYSWKFDNYVRAWFPYDMSSRDIQALWARIACPTLLLYGKESRAGNPADDGRDRPFRHATTMGVEGAGHWLHHDRLDEFLRIVREFVGPHP
- a CDS encoding MFS transporter is translated as MSLPIGLRALRHPDFRRFFGAQFVAQTGTWMQTVAQSWLVLQLTPSPFKLGLIGSLQFAPILLFSIASGALADRVPKRRLLLCTQAALGGLALGLAALVGSGRVEYWHVAVLAFTNGLVNVLEQPARQSFVAEMVGRADVASAVALNSASFNAARIVGPGLGGLMIARFGVTPAFVVNGLGFAVAVLMLSRLGTRGLPRARTGHGVMDEILIGLRYAFRTPEIRLMLGLLFIVSIFVFNFTVYVPLVVRTVLHLGAEGFGLLMACLGVGAVTGALAIGVLGARQPPVAMMFGAATLACGGLVALSTARVFWFAAIVLFLTGLFGLVLVASCNTAMQLAAPDELRGRVMSLYTLVWGGVFPIGAFIVGSISEHWGVSRALLVNGTAGLVAAALLLGWWALRDAPARGRET
- a CDS encoding VOC family protein, which gives rise to MSKSVRPIPEGHPTVSPHLIVDDAAAALDFYGKAFGAVELMRHTDPSGKVGHAEIMIGDSVIMLADEFPDFGARSPKHYGGSPVGIHLYVEGVDKLANQAIGAGAKVVRPVQDQFYGDRNGTLEDPFGHHWHISTHIEDVPPEELSRRAAALKAH
- a CDS encoding DoxX family protein, giving the protein MDVMDMLLGTFASRPLLIVRVVLGVIFFAHGAQKVFGWFGGPGLRGVIAYFKQALGVPAPLTVLAALTEFLGGVAMIVGFLVRPAAVGLIVVMLVAIATVHWKNGFFINWSLAPGKGHGYEMNLALIGMALAVLVGGAGAFSIDRWLRPW
- the rho gene encoding transcription termination factor Rho, which translates into the protein MSRRSRRSRRPGARPQFGQRGPVPPRMPAPSPSPSGFESLTAIQPFERLRLETVPSELSMRAMDLITPIGRGQRGLIVAPPRTGKTVLLQQIAKAVLANHPEVAVIVLLVDERPEEVTDFRVTIGKSAEIVASSNDNPYRRHIEVTEQVLEKAKRMASEKRDVLVLFDSLTRMTRAYNNELTSRGRTMTGGIDSRAFQMPRAFFGAARKLEEGGSLTIVGTVLVDTGSRMDDIIFEEFKGTGNMELHLSRELADRRIFPSFEILKSGTRREELLFPEEDMRRIHLLRRALAGTKPVQAMEALIERLRLTGTNAEFLKSLVG